One region of Falco rusticolus isolate bFalRus1 unplaced genomic scaffold, bFalRus1.pri scaffold_77_arrow_ctg1, whole genome shotgun sequence genomic DNA includes:
- the LOC119142176 gene encoding uncharacterized protein LOC119142176 isoform X2, protein MLPLPRALSPEQAEPPGAEPQLMPVLKLHRVGRQLPTDNTHASRCQPAAPSNGREPTRIVSVQAYFAKKQRCWRAWWQSYCHWRPSPSETLQKGRRCSRVGRGHLHSHCPGLCDAGSASCPEANVMRVSTVTVGVFKGREPWGVHSQKSDSLRRQHLPWVTMAGQRQTPPKMPTHEEANTRPQHQSRLPRLQTLHQVGHGQPQAAAPSESSSQSREAASRPRQLVPSPRVCCGEWDAAGRMQSCRRAPCSPTANTTAAQETNRCLLRDSESSMMLLKRTRRDQVRAARSSKAPAPKPVHDPHEHGSTSAAGRVSVPASMGTRHVGPGHQAQAVQQGSKAPVGRYKCILIGKSVRSQRRALRKPEDVTRVAHCSRKEEDLPELERRELARRQHPRRGTPASMAAHVHGKHWATAERALVPQVPKNHPGALAKLDSWEDISTKELSQEEDIKIHSIWVNPLFPELLEGSCRPSSSGTHAAGVTAGHLQDASADPAHSTNTEPAAAALAAAAEEEEQRSPLAPTEQEAAKAPASLFSKQGTAAQTGSQAPAPHSPTAHTVALQDAAQWDVSEVRHKRPAEKQDSKSSMMLVERARRDQVQATRSSKAPAPKPVHDPHEHGSTSAAGRVSVPASMGTRHVGPGHQARAVQQGSKAPVGRYKCILIGKPVRSQRRARRKPEVISHVADCSRKEEDLQKLKSRFLAHSQHRRRGSPAGSPASMAAHVRGKHWAKAERALVPQVPKNHPGALAKLDSWEDISTKELSQEEDIKIHSIWVNPLFPELLEGSCRPSSSGTHAAGVTAGHLQDASADPAHSTNTEPAAAALAAAAEEEEQRSPLAPTEQEAAKAPASLFSKQGTAAQTGSQAPAPHSPTAHTVALQDAAWWDMSDVLHELEAVIQERSQQPVEQRHSAQSMDAAMAVKPRAATEDSESTLAAEPRGEPSTASPVPDERQDGEHMASPMSGDPPGEASAAIVSPAAHDHEGAFLLPENAVDNTATPHLAPAAENGDNETACPLPWEPWHQEAPGVLAKEDDKWEDSLELFQDPHADPPEGQAASEQSGNTSPCSGSRDEPEDEPGIAALPHTPARRRRPSLFRRVLRALRRAFSCTCITAQREQQRPAASGAHEGAGCP, encoded by the exons ATGCTTCCCCTTCCCCGAGCGCTCAGCCCGGAGCAGGCAGAACCACcaggagcagagccacagctgatGCCAGTGCTGAAGCTTCACCGTGTGGGAAGGCAGCTGCCCACGGACAACACCCACGCCTCTCGGTgtcagccagcagcccccagcaacGGGAGAGAACCCACCCGCATCGTGTCCGTGCAGGCTTACTTTGCCAAAAAACAAAGATGCTGGAGAGCCTGGTGGCAAAGCTATTGCCATTGGCGTCCCTCACCAAGTGAGACACTTCAAAAGGGGCGCAGGTGCTCACGGGTGGGGCGTGGGCATCTCCACAGCCATTGCCCAGGGCTTTGTGATGCAGGCAGCGCATCATGCCCAGAGGCCAATGTGATGCGGGTCTCCACGGTGACCGTGGGGGTATTTAAGGGGCGAGAGCCCTGGGGTGTCCACTCCCAGAAGAGCGACTCCCTCAGgaggcagcatctcccctggGTGACCATGGCAGGTCAGCGGCAGACGCCGCCAAAGATGCCCACGCATGAGGAGGCGAACACCCGCCCCCAGcaccagagcaggctgcccaggctgcagacCCTGCACCAG GTGGGCCATGGGCAgccgcaggcagcagcaccttccGAATCTTCTTCCCAGAGCAGGGAAGCTGCCAGCAGACCCCGACAGCTTGTCCCATCTCCTCGGGTCTGCTGTGGTGAGTGGGATGCAGCCGGCaggatgcagagctgcaggcgTGCCCcatgcagccccacagccaacACCACAGCTGCACAGGAGACAAACCGGTGCCTTTTGAGGGattcagaaagcagcatgatGCTGCTGAAAAGGACAAGAAGAGATCAGGTCcgggcagccaggagcagcaaggCCCCTGCACCTAAGCCCGTGCATGACCCCCATGAACACGGgagcaccagtgctgctggcagggtgtcTGTGCCAGCTTCCATGGGTACGAGGCATGTGGGGCCAGGGCACCAGGCACAAGCAGTACAGCAAGGCTCCAAAGCACCAGTGGGACGCTACAAGTGCATCCTCATAGGCAAGTCGGTGCGGAGCCAACGGAGGGCTCTTAGGAAGCCGGAGGATGTGACACGTGTGGCACACTGCTCCAGGAAGGAGGAAGATCTGCCAGAGCTGGAGCGGAGAGAGCTGGCCCGCAGGCAGCACCCGAGGAGGGGAACTCCTGCAAGCATGGCAGCCCATGTCCACGGGAAGCACTGGGCGACGGCCGAAAGGGCCTTAGTCCCACAAGTGCCAAAGAACCACCCAGGGGCCCTGGCCAAGCTTGATAGCTGGGAAGATATCAGCACCAAAGAACTGTCCCAAGAAGAGGACATCAAGATCCACAGCATCTGGGTCAACCCTTTGTTCCCAGAGCTTTTGGAGGGGTCCTGCcgtcccagcagctctggcacacaCGCGGCAGGAGTCACAGCTGGGCACCTGCAGGATGCGTCTGCTGACCCGGCACATTCCACAAACAccgagccagcagctgctgccctggctgcagctgctgaggaagaggagcagcgcTCGCCACTCGCTCCCACAGAACAGGAGGCGGCAAAGGCACCGGCTTCTCTCTTCAgcaagcagggcacagcagcacagacagggagccaggcacctgccccacacagccccacagcccacacCGTGGCTCTGCAGGACGCAGCTCAGTGGGACGTAAGTGAGGTGCGGCACAAGAGGCCAGCGGAAAAGCAGGActcaaaaagcagcatgatGCTGGTGGAAAGGGCAAGAAGAGATCAGGTCCAGGCAACCAGGAGCAGCAAGGCCCCTGCACCTAAGCCCGTGCATGACCCCCATGAACACGGgagcaccagtgctgctggcagggtgtcTGTGCCAGCTTCCATGGGTACGAGGCATGTGGGGCCAGGGCACCAGGCACGAGCAGTACAGCAAGGCTCCAAAGCACCAGTGGGACGCTACAAGTGCATCCTCATAGGCAAGCCGGTGCGGAGCCAACGGAGGGCCCGTAGGAAGCCTGAGGTTATTTCACATGTGGCAGACTGctccaggaaggaggaggatctgcagaagctgaagtCGAGATTCCTggcccacagccagcacaggaggAGGGGAAGTCCTGCAGGAAGTCCTGCAAGCATGGCAGCCCATGTCCGCGGGAAGCACTGGGCGAAGGCAGAAAGGGCCTTAGTCCCACAAGTGCCAAAGAACCACCCAGGGGCCCTGGCCAAGCTTGATAGCTGGGAAGATATCAGCACCAAAGAACTGTCCCAAGAAGAGGACATCAAGATCCACAGCATCTGGGTCAACCCTTTGTTCCCAGAGCTTTTGGAGGGGTCCTGCcgtcccagcagctctggcacacaCGCGGCAGGAGTCACAGCTGGGCACCTGCAGGATGCGTCTGCTGACCCGGCACATTCCACAAACAccgagccagcagctgctgccctggctgcagctgctgaggaagaggagcagcgcTCGCCACTCGCTCCCACAGAACAGGAGGCGGCAAAGGCACCGGCTTCTCTCTTCAgcaagcagggcacagcagcacagacagggagccaggcacctgccccacacagccccacagcccacacCGTGGCTCTGCAGGACGCAGCTTGGTGGGACATGAGTGATGTCCTGCACGAGCTTGAGGCTGTGATCCAAGAACGCAGCCAGCAGCCGGTGGAACAGCGGCACTCGGCACAAAGCATGGATGCGGCGATGGCAGTAAAACCACGTGCAGCAACTGAGGATAGCGAGTCTACATTGGCTGCAGAGCCTCGgggagagcccagcacagcctctcctgTCCCAGACGAACGCCAGGATGGAGAACACATGGCTTCTCCCATGTCTGGAGACCCTCCAGGAGAGGCTAGTGCAGCCATCGTCTCCCCGGCAGCACACGATCATGAAGGGGCTTTTTTGTTGCCTGAAAATGCTGTGGACAACACCGCCACaccacaccttgccccagcagcagagaacgGAGACAATGAGACAGCTTGTCCCCTGCCTTGGGAGCCTTGGCACCAG GAGGCGCCAGGGGTCTTGGCCAAGGAGGACGACAAGTGGGAAGACAGCCTGGAGCTCTTCCAGGACCCCCACGCTGATCCCCCGGAGGGCCAGGCAGCCTCCGAGCAGAGTGGTAACACATCGCCCTGCTCCGGCTCCAGGGATGAGCCCGAGGATGAGCCAG GCATCGCCGCCCTGCCGCACACCCCAGCTCGACGGCGACGGCCCTCCCTCTTCCGCAGGGTGCTCAGGGCTCTGCGCAGGGCTTTCTCCTGTACCTGCATCACGGCACAGCGAGAGCAGCAGCGCCCTGCTGCCAGCGGGGCCCATGAAGGTGCCGGCTGCCCCTGA
- the LOC119142176 gene encoding uncharacterized protein LOC119142176 isoform X1: MLPLPRALSPEQAEPPGAEPQLMPVLKLHRVGRQLPTDNTHASRCQPAAPSNGREPTRIVSVQAYFAKKQRCWRAWWQSYCHWRPSPSETLQKGRRCSRVGRGHLHSHCPGLCDAGSASCPEANVMRVSTVTVGVFKGREPWGVHSQKSDSLRRQHLPWVTMAGQRQTPPKMPTHEEANTRPQHQSRLPRLQTLHQVGHGQPQAAAPSESSSQSREAASRPRQLVPSPRVCCGEWDAAGRMQSCRRAPCSPTANTTAAQETNRCLLRDSESSMMLLKRTRRDQVRAARSSKAPAPKPVHDPHEHGSTSAAGRVSVPASMGTRHVGPGHQAQAVQQGSKAPVGRYKCILIGKSVRSQRRALRKPEDVTRVAHCSRKEEDLPELERRELARRQHPRRGTPASMAAHVHGKHWATAERALVPQVPKNHPGALAKLDSWEDISTKELSQEEDIKIHSIWVNPLFPELLEGSCRPSSSGTHAAGVTAGHLQDASADPAHSTNTEPAAAALAAAAEEEEQRSPLAPTEQEAAKAPASLFSKQGTAAQTGSQAPAPHSPTAHTVALQDAAQWDVSEVRHKRPAEKQDSKSSMMLVERARRDQVQATRSSKAPAPKPVHDPHEHGSTSAAGRVSVPASMGTRHVGPGHQARAVQQGSKAPVGRYKCILIGKPVRSQRRARRKPEVISHVADCSRKEEDLQKLKSRFLAHSQHRRRGSPAGSPASMAAHVRGKHWAKAERALVPQVPKNHPGALAKLDSWEDISTKELSQEEDIKIHSIWVNPLFPELLEGSCRPSSSGTHAAGVTAGHLQDASADPAHSTNTEPAAAALAAAAEEEEQRSPLAPTEQEAAKAPASLFSKQGTAAQTGSQAPAPHSPTAHTVALQDAAWWDMSDVLHELEAVIQERSQQPVEQRHSAQSMDAAMAVKPRAATEDSESTLAAEPRGEPSTASPVPDERQDGEHMASPMSGDPPGEASAAIVSPAAHDHEGAFLLPENAVDNTATPHLAPAAENGDNETACPLPWEPWHQEAPGVLAKEDDKWEDSLELFQDPHADPPEGQAASEQSGNTSPCSGSRDEPEDEPGTSESSAASARAGPVRLSRRPAPRPGRQDCVQRGWPFPGHPSLGKALGGGEQAGPCPLPAQPLAYSSPSSTGIAALPHTPARRRRPSLFRRVLRALRRAFSCTCITAQREQQRPAASGAHEGAGCP; encoded by the exons ATGCTTCCCCTTCCCCGAGCGCTCAGCCCGGAGCAGGCAGAACCACcaggagcagagccacagctgatGCCAGTGCTGAAGCTTCACCGTGTGGGAAGGCAGCTGCCCACGGACAACACCCACGCCTCTCGGTgtcagccagcagcccccagcaacGGGAGAGAACCCACCCGCATCGTGTCCGTGCAGGCTTACTTTGCCAAAAAACAAAGATGCTGGAGAGCCTGGTGGCAAAGCTATTGCCATTGGCGTCCCTCACCAAGTGAGACACTTCAAAAGGGGCGCAGGTGCTCACGGGTGGGGCGTGGGCATCTCCACAGCCATTGCCCAGGGCTTTGTGATGCAGGCAGCGCATCATGCCCAGAGGCCAATGTGATGCGGGTCTCCACGGTGACCGTGGGGGTATTTAAGGGGCGAGAGCCCTGGGGTGTCCACTCCCAGAAGAGCGACTCCCTCAGgaggcagcatctcccctggGTGACCATGGCAGGTCAGCGGCAGACGCCGCCAAAGATGCCCACGCATGAGGAGGCGAACACCCGCCCCCAGcaccagagcaggctgcccaggctgcagacCCTGCACCAG GTGGGCCATGGGCAgccgcaggcagcagcaccttccGAATCTTCTTCCCAGAGCAGGGAAGCTGCCAGCAGACCCCGACAGCTTGTCCCATCTCCTCGGGTCTGCTGTGGTGAGTGGGATGCAGCCGGCaggatgcagagctgcaggcgTGCCCcatgcagccccacagccaacACCACAGCTGCACAGGAGACAAACCGGTGCCTTTTGAGGGattcagaaagcagcatgatGCTGCTGAAAAGGACAAGAAGAGATCAGGTCcgggcagccaggagcagcaaggCCCCTGCACCTAAGCCCGTGCATGACCCCCATGAACACGGgagcaccagtgctgctggcagggtgtcTGTGCCAGCTTCCATGGGTACGAGGCATGTGGGGCCAGGGCACCAGGCACAAGCAGTACAGCAAGGCTCCAAAGCACCAGTGGGACGCTACAAGTGCATCCTCATAGGCAAGTCGGTGCGGAGCCAACGGAGGGCTCTTAGGAAGCCGGAGGATGTGACACGTGTGGCACACTGCTCCAGGAAGGAGGAAGATCTGCCAGAGCTGGAGCGGAGAGAGCTGGCCCGCAGGCAGCACCCGAGGAGGGGAACTCCTGCAAGCATGGCAGCCCATGTCCACGGGAAGCACTGGGCGACGGCCGAAAGGGCCTTAGTCCCACAAGTGCCAAAGAACCACCCAGGGGCCCTGGCCAAGCTTGATAGCTGGGAAGATATCAGCACCAAAGAACTGTCCCAAGAAGAGGACATCAAGATCCACAGCATCTGGGTCAACCCTTTGTTCCCAGAGCTTTTGGAGGGGTCCTGCcgtcccagcagctctggcacacaCGCGGCAGGAGTCACAGCTGGGCACCTGCAGGATGCGTCTGCTGACCCGGCACATTCCACAAACAccgagccagcagctgctgccctggctgcagctgctgaggaagaggagcagcgcTCGCCACTCGCTCCCACAGAACAGGAGGCGGCAAAGGCACCGGCTTCTCTCTTCAgcaagcagggcacagcagcacagacagggagccaggcacctgccccacacagccccacagcccacacCGTGGCTCTGCAGGACGCAGCTCAGTGGGACGTAAGTGAGGTGCGGCACAAGAGGCCAGCGGAAAAGCAGGActcaaaaagcagcatgatGCTGGTGGAAAGGGCAAGAAGAGATCAGGTCCAGGCAACCAGGAGCAGCAAGGCCCCTGCACCTAAGCCCGTGCATGACCCCCATGAACACGGgagcaccagtgctgctggcagggtgtcTGTGCCAGCTTCCATGGGTACGAGGCATGTGGGGCCAGGGCACCAGGCACGAGCAGTACAGCAAGGCTCCAAAGCACCAGTGGGACGCTACAAGTGCATCCTCATAGGCAAGCCGGTGCGGAGCCAACGGAGGGCCCGTAGGAAGCCTGAGGTTATTTCACATGTGGCAGACTGctccaggaaggaggaggatctgcagaagctgaagtCGAGATTCCTggcccacagccagcacaggaggAGGGGAAGTCCTGCAGGAAGTCCTGCAAGCATGGCAGCCCATGTCCGCGGGAAGCACTGGGCGAAGGCAGAAAGGGCCTTAGTCCCACAAGTGCCAAAGAACCACCCAGGGGCCCTGGCCAAGCTTGATAGCTGGGAAGATATCAGCACCAAAGAACTGTCCCAAGAAGAGGACATCAAGATCCACAGCATCTGGGTCAACCCTTTGTTCCCAGAGCTTTTGGAGGGGTCCTGCcgtcccagcagctctggcacacaCGCGGCAGGAGTCACAGCTGGGCACCTGCAGGATGCGTCTGCTGACCCGGCACATTCCACAAACAccgagccagcagctgctgccctggctgcagctgctgaggaagaggagcagcgcTCGCCACTCGCTCCCACAGAACAGGAGGCGGCAAAGGCACCGGCTTCTCTCTTCAgcaagcagggcacagcagcacagacagggagccaggcacctgccccacacagccccacagcccacacCGTGGCTCTGCAGGACGCAGCTTGGTGGGACATGAGTGATGTCCTGCACGAGCTTGAGGCTGTGATCCAAGAACGCAGCCAGCAGCCGGTGGAACAGCGGCACTCGGCACAAAGCATGGATGCGGCGATGGCAGTAAAACCACGTGCAGCAACTGAGGATAGCGAGTCTACATTGGCTGCAGAGCCTCGgggagagcccagcacagcctctcctgTCCCAGACGAACGCCAGGATGGAGAACACATGGCTTCTCCCATGTCTGGAGACCCTCCAGGAGAGGCTAGTGCAGCCATCGTCTCCCCGGCAGCACACGATCATGAAGGGGCTTTTTTGTTGCCTGAAAATGCTGTGGACAACACCGCCACaccacaccttgccccagcagcagagaacgGAGACAATGAGACAGCTTGTCCCCTGCCTTGGGAGCCTTGGCACCAG GAGGCGCCAGGGGTCTTGGCCAAGGAGGACGACAAGTGGGAAGACAGCCTGGAGCTCTTCCAGGACCCCCACGCTGATCCCCCGGAGGGCCAGGCAGCCTCCGAGCAGAGTGGTAACACATCGCCCTGCTCCGGCTCCAGGGATGAGCCCGAGGATGAGCCAGGTACGTCCGAGTCGAGCGCTGCCTCGGCCAGGGCAGGCCCGGTCCGGCTGTCCCGGCGCCCTGCACCCAGGCCAGGGCGGCAGGACTGCGTGCAGAGGGGCTGGCCGTTCCCTGGACACCCCTCCCTGGGGAAAGCCCTCggtggtggggagcaggcaggaccTTGCCCATTACCTGCCCAGCCCCTTGCCTACAGCTCTCCTTCTTCCACAGGCATCGCCGCCCTGCCGCACACCCCAGCTCGACGGCGACGGCCCTCCCTCTTCCGCAGGGTGCTCAGGGCTCTGCGCAGGGCTTTCTCCTGTACCTGCATCACGGCACAGCGAGAGCAGCAGCGCCCTGCTGCCAGCGGGGCCCATGAAGGTGCCGGCTGCCCCTGA